Below is a genomic region from Bacteroidota bacterium.
GATTACGAAATTAATGTGAACAAATTTTTCTAAATATTTTTAAGAAATAGAAACTGAGGATGCTAGCGTAAAAATATTATTTTTTTTAGCATTGAAATAAAAATCGACTCTTCCAAGGTTAATTCCAGCCCAACCTACCTGAAATACACGGCAGTCATTGCTTTCAGCGTTTTTGACCATTCTAGGTTCAGATAAAAAAGTATGTGTGTGCCCTCCAATTATCAAATCTGTATATCTTGTATTTTTGCCAATTACTATATCACTTATTTTATGTGATTCATACTCAAAGCCCAAGTGAGATAAACAAATAATTAGATCGCAGTTCTTTTGAGTTTTCAACATCTCCTCTTCTTGCATGGCAATCTCTAGCGGATTCTTATAGACTGTATCACCAATGAGTGAATCAGGAACCAGGCCATCCAACTCAATTCCTAAACCATAAACCCCAACCCGAATTCCGTTTAAATCAAACACCTTATTATTAATAGACTTTTTGTCCATAATGGTAGATGAAAAATTGTAATTAGAAGAAATAAATGGAAAAGTTGCTAATTCAGCTAATTGTGATAAACGTTCAATACCTGCATCAAAATCATGATTTCCAATGGCAGCGGCATCATAACCCATTTCTGACATCAGTTTAATCTCCAACTCACCCTGATAAAAATTAAAATAGGGTGTTCCTTGCAAAATATCGCCAGCATCAAACAAAAGAACGTTCTCATTTTCATTTCTAATTTCCCTTACCATAGATGCTCTGCGGGCAAAACCACCTAAACCTTGATTCCTACTTCCATCCATCGGAAATGGCTCAATTCGGCTATGCACATCATTTGTGTGTAGAATAGTAATTTTCCGAACATCTTGCTTGGCTAATAAATTAAGAGGCAAAGAACTCAATGCAGCAGCACCTATACCACCAAGCCCAGAATATTTTAGAAAATTTCTTCTATTCATCTATCCTTATCCTCCCTTGAAGTTCTGCTGAAAGTTCATTTCCGGCAACTTGTTCCAATTTAATAAAATCGATTATCATATCTCTAAGGCGAACTCCAACTAAATCTCGATAGCTTATATCTTCTAAAAAAGACATCCCACTACCTCCATTTGCAAGATAATCGATAGTAGCTACTTTATATATTTTTTGCTTATCAATCTCTTTTCCTCCAATTGTTGCTTCAAATATTGTGTCATTTTTGATAGTGAGCATTAAGCCTGATACAGCAAGTTCTCCACCTAAAGCAATGTAATCAAAAAGTTTGGTCAGCGTTTCATAATCCATTTCTAAAACAATAATTTCATTCTCGAATGGCATCAACTCATAAATCTTACTTAGGCTAATGTCTCCTTTTGGCAATATTGTTCGTAAGCCCCCATTGTTTGTAAAAGCAAAATCAACTTGT
It encodes:
- a CDS encoding twin-arginine translocation signal domain-containing protein: MNRRNFLKYSGLGGIGAAALSSLPLNLLAKQDVRKITILHTNDVHSRIEPFPMDGSRNQGLGGFARRASMVREIRNENENVLLFDAGDILQGTPYFNFYQGELEIKLMSEMGYDAAAIGNHDFDAGIERLSQLAELATFPFISSNYNFSSTIMDKKSINNKVFDLNGIRVGVYGLGIELDGLVPDSLIGDTVYKNPLEIAMQEEEMLKTQKNCDLIICLSHLGFEYESHKISDIVIGKNTRYTDLIIGGHTHTFLSEPRMVKNAESNDCRVFQVGWAGINLGRVDFYFNAKKNNIFTLASSVSIS
- a CDS encoding 5'-nucleotidase C-terminal domain-containing protein, which gives rise to MNSKKIAGRSVRLFLIWLLIVSISSCKSQYTLQQIEANSISVNEHVAEDSRINELIQPYKDSLSLTMNQVIGHSAIEMSKDFPEGLLGNFVTDLMFEMTTNQLHKQVDFAFTNNGGLRTILPKGDISLSKIYELMPFENEIIVLEMDYETLTKLFDYIALGGELAVSGLMLTIKNDTIFEATIGGKEIDKQKIYKVATIDYLANGGSGMSFLEDISYRDLVGVRLRDMIIDFIKLEQVAGNELSAELQGRIRIDE